In a single window of the Lagenorhynchus albirostris chromosome 19, mLagAlb1.1, whole genome shotgun sequence genome:
- the DLL3 gene encoding delta-like protein 3 isoform X1, which produces MPTTAYKMYTHCIACGHDTVSRLLQHALLPLRPPPLGSPGAGGCPKGRSCPLRYKAPEPAAAAPKTSGRPWSPRRCPSSSPRRPLTLYPFPPQTRPAGVFELQIHSFGPGPGPGAPRSPCKAGDTCRLFFRVCLKPGISEEAAESPCTLGAALSARGPVYTAQPGAPAPDLPLPDGLMRVPFRDAWPGTFSLIIETWREELGEQIGGPAWSLLARVAGRRRLSAGSPWAWDVQRAGAWELRFSYRARCEPPAVGAACARLCRSRGAPSRCGPELRPCPQIEDKCEAPPACRAGCSPEHGFCEQPDECRCLEGWTGPLCTIPVSTSSCLSPRGPSSATTGCLVPGPGPCDGNPCANGGSCSETPGSFECTCPRGFYGLRCEVSGVTCADGPCFNGGLCVGGADPDSAYICRCPPGFQGSNCEKRVDRCSLQPCRNGGLCLDLGHALRCRCRAGFAGPRCEHDLDDCASRACANGGTCLEGGGARRCSCALGFGGRDCRERADPCAARPCAHGGRCYAHFSGLVCACAPGYMGARCEFPVHPDGAGALPVAPPGLRSGDPQRFLLPPALGLLVAAGLAGSALLLVHVRRRGPGRDTGSRLLAGTPEPSVHALPDALNNMRTREGAGDGPSPSSDWNRPEDGDARSVYVISAPCIYAREA; this is translated from the exons ATGCCCACAACCGCATATAAGATGTACACTCACTGCATTGCCTGTGGCCACGACACAGTCTCACGGCTGCTCCAGCACGCTCTCCTTCCCCTGCGACCTCCTCCCCTAGGGTCCCCTGGAGCCGGCGGCTGCCCGAAGGGGCGGAGCTGTCCTCTCAGATATAAGGCTCCGGAGCCAGCAGCTGCAGCTCCCAAGACCTCCGGAAGGCCATGGTCTCCCCGCAGAtgccccagctcctctccccgACG TCCCCTCACCCTGTACCCCTTTCCGCCCCAGACACGGCCGGCCGGCGTCTTCGAGCTGCAGATCCACTCTTTTGGGCCGGGACCAGGCCCGGGCGCCCCGCGGTCCCCCTGCAAGGCCGGGGACACCTGCCGCCTCTTCTTCAGGGTTTGCCTGAAGCCAGGGATCTCCGAGGAGGCCGCCGAGTCTCCGTGCACCCTGGGCGCGGCGCTGAGTGCGCGCGGACCGGTCTACACTGCGCAGCCCGGAGCGCCAGCGCCTGACTTGCCGCTGCCAGACGGCCTCATGCGCGTGCCCTTCCGGGACGCCTGGCCG GGCACCTTCTCTCTCATCATTGAAACCTGGAGAGAGGAGTTAGGAGAACAGATTGGAG GGCCCGCTTGGAGCCTGCTGGCGCGCGTGGCGGGCCGGCGTCGCCTGTCGGCCGGGAGCCCGTGGGCCTGGGACGTGCAGCGCGCAGGCGCCTGGGAGCTGCGCTTCTCCTACCGCGCGCGCTGCGAGCCGCCGGCCGTTGGGGCCGCGTGCGCGCGCCTCTGCCGCTCGCGCGGCGCCCCCTCGCGGTGTGGCCCGGAACTGCGCCCCTGCCCGCAGATTGAGGACAAATGCGAGGCACCGC CAGCATGTCGAGCAGGCTGCAGCCCAGAGCACGGCTTCTGTGAGCAGCCCGATGAATGTCGATGCCTGGAGGGCTGGACTGGGCCCCTCTGCACAATCCCTGTCTCCACCAGCAGCTGCCTCAGCCCCAGGGGCCCATCCTCTGCTACCACTGGATGCCTCGTACCCGGGCCTGGGCCCTGTGATGGGAATCCGTGTGCCAACGGAGGCAGCTGTAGT GAGACCCCGGGGTCCTTCGAATGCACCTGTCCCCGTGGGTTCTACGGGTTGCGGTGTGAGGTGAGCGGGGTGACATGTGCGGATGGACCTTGCTTCAACGGCGGCTTGTGTGTGGGAGGTGCGGACCCCGACTCTGCCTACATCTGCCGTTGCCCGCCCGGTTTCCAAGGCTCCAATTGTGAGAAGAGGGTAGACCGGTGCAGCCTGCAGCCATGCCGGAATG GCGGGCTCTGCCTGGATCTGGGCCACGCCCTGCGCTGCCGCTGCCGCGCGGGCTTCGCGGGGCCACGCTGCGAACACGACCTGGATGACTGCGCCAGCCGCGCCTGCGCCAATGGCGGCACCTGCCTGGAGGGCGGCGGCGCGCGCCGCTGCTCCTGCGCGCTGGGCTTCGGTGGCCGCGACTGCCGCGAGCGCGCCGACCCATGCGCCGCGCGCCCCTGCGCCCACGGCGGGCGCTGCTACGCGCATTTCTCCGGTCTCGTCTGCGCCTGCGCGCCCGGCTACATGGGCGCGCGGTGCGAGTTCCCGGTTCACCCCGACGGCGCAGGCGCGTTGCCCGTGGCTCCGCCGGGTCTGAGGTCGGGGGACCCGCAGCGTTTCCTTTTGCCACCGGCTTTGGGACTGCTGGTGGCCGCGGGCTTGGCCGGCTCTGCGCTCTTGCTGGTCCACGTGCGACGCCGTGGCCCTGGCCGGGATACTGGATCTCGCTTGCTGGCGGGGACACCGGAGCCATCGGTCCACGCGCTCCCTGATGCACTCAACAACATGAGGACGCGGGAAGGTGCCGGGGATGGCCCGAG CCCGTCCTCAGATTGGAATCGCCCTGAAGATGGAGACGCTCGTTCGGTTTACGTCATATCTGCTCCTTGTATCTATGCTCGGGAG GCCTGA
- the DLL3 gene encoding delta-like protein 3 isoform X3: protein MVSPQMPQLLSPTVILALFFLPQTRPAGVFELQIHSFGPGPGPGAPRSPCKAGDTCRLFFRVCLKPGISEEAAESPCTLGAALSARGPVYTAQPGAPAPDLPLPDGLMRVPFRDAWPGTFSLIIETWREELGEQIGGPAWSLLARVAGRRRLSAGSPWAWDVQRAGAWELRFSYRARCEPPAVGAACARLCRSRGAPSRCGPELRPCPQIEDKCEAPPACRAGCSPEHGFCEQPDECRCLEGWTGPLCTIPVSTSSCLSPRGPSSATTGCLVPGPGPCDGNPCANGGSCSETPGSFECTCPRGFYGLRCEVSGVTCADGPCFNGGLCVGGADPDSAYICRCPPGFQGSNCEKRVDRCSLQPCRNGGLCLDLGHALRCRCRAGFAGPRCEHDLDDCASRACANGGTCLEGGGARRCSCALGFGGRDCRERADPCAARPCAHGGRCYAHFSGLVCACAPGYMGARCEFPVHPDGAGALPVAPPGLRSGDPQRFLLPPALGLLVAAGLAGSALLLVHVRRRGPGRDTGSRLLAGTPEPSVHALPDALNNMRTREGAGDGPSPSSDWNRPEDGDARSVYVISAPCIYAREA from the exons ATGGTCTCCCCGCAGAtgccccagctcctctccccgACGGTGATCCTGGCGctctttttccttccccag ACACGGCCGGCCGGCGTCTTCGAGCTGCAGATCCACTCTTTTGGGCCGGGACCAGGCCCGGGCGCCCCGCGGTCCCCCTGCAAGGCCGGGGACACCTGCCGCCTCTTCTTCAGGGTTTGCCTGAAGCCAGGGATCTCCGAGGAGGCCGCCGAGTCTCCGTGCACCCTGGGCGCGGCGCTGAGTGCGCGCGGACCGGTCTACACTGCGCAGCCCGGAGCGCCAGCGCCTGACTTGCCGCTGCCAGACGGCCTCATGCGCGTGCCCTTCCGGGACGCCTGGCCG GGCACCTTCTCTCTCATCATTGAAACCTGGAGAGAGGAGTTAGGAGAACAGATTGGAG GGCCCGCTTGGAGCCTGCTGGCGCGCGTGGCGGGCCGGCGTCGCCTGTCGGCCGGGAGCCCGTGGGCCTGGGACGTGCAGCGCGCAGGCGCCTGGGAGCTGCGCTTCTCCTACCGCGCGCGCTGCGAGCCGCCGGCCGTTGGGGCCGCGTGCGCGCGCCTCTGCCGCTCGCGCGGCGCCCCCTCGCGGTGTGGCCCGGAACTGCGCCCCTGCCCGCAGATTGAGGACAAATGCGAGGCACCGC CAGCATGTCGAGCAGGCTGCAGCCCAGAGCACGGCTTCTGTGAGCAGCCCGATGAATGTCGATGCCTGGAGGGCTGGACTGGGCCCCTCTGCACAATCCCTGTCTCCACCAGCAGCTGCCTCAGCCCCAGGGGCCCATCCTCTGCTACCACTGGATGCCTCGTACCCGGGCCTGGGCCCTGTGATGGGAATCCGTGTGCCAACGGAGGCAGCTGTAGT GAGACCCCGGGGTCCTTCGAATGCACCTGTCCCCGTGGGTTCTACGGGTTGCGGTGTGAGGTGAGCGGGGTGACATGTGCGGATGGACCTTGCTTCAACGGCGGCTTGTGTGTGGGAGGTGCGGACCCCGACTCTGCCTACATCTGCCGTTGCCCGCCCGGTTTCCAAGGCTCCAATTGTGAGAAGAGGGTAGACCGGTGCAGCCTGCAGCCATGCCGGAATG GCGGGCTCTGCCTGGATCTGGGCCACGCCCTGCGCTGCCGCTGCCGCGCGGGCTTCGCGGGGCCACGCTGCGAACACGACCTGGATGACTGCGCCAGCCGCGCCTGCGCCAATGGCGGCACCTGCCTGGAGGGCGGCGGCGCGCGCCGCTGCTCCTGCGCGCTGGGCTTCGGTGGCCGCGACTGCCGCGAGCGCGCCGACCCATGCGCCGCGCGCCCCTGCGCCCACGGCGGGCGCTGCTACGCGCATTTCTCCGGTCTCGTCTGCGCCTGCGCGCCCGGCTACATGGGCGCGCGGTGCGAGTTCCCGGTTCACCCCGACGGCGCAGGCGCGTTGCCCGTGGCTCCGCCGGGTCTGAGGTCGGGGGACCCGCAGCGTTTCCTTTTGCCACCGGCTTTGGGACTGCTGGTGGCCGCGGGCTTGGCCGGCTCTGCGCTCTTGCTGGTCCACGTGCGACGCCGTGGCCCTGGCCGGGATACTGGATCTCGCTTGCTGGCGGGGACACCGGAGCCATCGGTCCACGCGCTCCCTGATGCACTCAACAACATGAGGACGCGGGAAGGTGCCGGGGATGGCCCGAG CCCGTCCTCAGATTGGAATCGCCCTGAAGATGGAGACGCTCGTTCGGTTTACGTCATATCTGCTCCTTGTATCTATGCTCGGGAG GCCTGA
- the DLL3 gene encoding delta-like protein 3 isoform X2, which translates to MPTTAYKMYTHCIACGHDTVSRLLQHALLPLRPPPLGSPGAGGCPKGRSCPLRYKAPEPAAAAPKTSGRPWSPRRCPSSSPRRPLTLYPFPPQTRPAGVFELQIHSFGPGPGPGAPRSPCKAGDTCRLFFRVCLKPGISEEAAESPCTLGAALSARGPVYTAQPGAPAPDLPLPDGLMRVPFRDAWPGTFSLIIETWREELGEQIGGPAWSLLARVAGRRRLSAGSPWAWDVQRAGAWELRFSYRARCEPPAVGAACARLCRSRGAPSRCGPELRPCPQIEDKCEAPPCRAGCSPEHGFCEQPDECRCLEGWTGPLCTIPVSTSSCLSPRGPSSATTGCLVPGPGPCDGNPCANGGSCSETPGSFECTCPRGFYGLRCEVSGVTCADGPCFNGGLCVGGADPDSAYICRCPPGFQGSNCEKRVDRCSLQPCRNGGLCLDLGHALRCRCRAGFAGPRCEHDLDDCASRACANGGTCLEGGGARRCSCALGFGGRDCRERADPCAARPCAHGGRCYAHFSGLVCACAPGYMGARCEFPVHPDGAGALPVAPPGLRSGDPQRFLLPPALGLLVAAGLAGSALLLVHVRRRGPGRDTGSRLLAGTPEPSVHALPDALNNMRTREGAGDGPSPSSDWNRPEDGDARSVYVISAPCIYAREA; encoded by the exons ATGCCCACAACCGCATATAAGATGTACACTCACTGCATTGCCTGTGGCCACGACACAGTCTCACGGCTGCTCCAGCACGCTCTCCTTCCCCTGCGACCTCCTCCCCTAGGGTCCCCTGGAGCCGGCGGCTGCCCGAAGGGGCGGAGCTGTCCTCTCAGATATAAGGCTCCGGAGCCAGCAGCTGCAGCTCCCAAGACCTCCGGAAGGCCATGGTCTCCCCGCAGAtgccccagctcctctccccgACG TCCCCTCACCCTGTACCCCTTTCCGCCCCAGACACGGCCGGCCGGCGTCTTCGAGCTGCAGATCCACTCTTTTGGGCCGGGACCAGGCCCGGGCGCCCCGCGGTCCCCCTGCAAGGCCGGGGACACCTGCCGCCTCTTCTTCAGGGTTTGCCTGAAGCCAGGGATCTCCGAGGAGGCCGCCGAGTCTCCGTGCACCCTGGGCGCGGCGCTGAGTGCGCGCGGACCGGTCTACACTGCGCAGCCCGGAGCGCCAGCGCCTGACTTGCCGCTGCCAGACGGCCTCATGCGCGTGCCCTTCCGGGACGCCTGGCCG GGCACCTTCTCTCTCATCATTGAAACCTGGAGAGAGGAGTTAGGAGAACAGATTGGAG GGCCCGCTTGGAGCCTGCTGGCGCGCGTGGCGGGCCGGCGTCGCCTGTCGGCCGGGAGCCCGTGGGCCTGGGACGTGCAGCGCGCAGGCGCCTGGGAGCTGCGCTTCTCCTACCGCGCGCGCTGCGAGCCGCCGGCCGTTGGGGCCGCGTGCGCGCGCCTCTGCCGCTCGCGCGGCGCCCCCTCGCGGTGTGGCCCGGAACTGCGCCCCTGCCCGCAGATTGAGGACAAATGCGAGGCACCGC CATGTCGAGCAGGCTGCAGCCCAGAGCACGGCTTCTGTGAGCAGCCCGATGAATGTCGATGCCTGGAGGGCTGGACTGGGCCCCTCTGCACAATCCCTGTCTCCACCAGCAGCTGCCTCAGCCCCAGGGGCCCATCCTCTGCTACCACTGGATGCCTCGTACCCGGGCCTGGGCCCTGTGATGGGAATCCGTGTGCCAACGGAGGCAGCTGTAGT GAGACCCCGGGGTCCTTCGAATGCACCTGTCCCCGTGGGTTCTACGGGTTGCGGTGTGAGGTGAGCGGGGTGACATGTGCGGATGGACCTTGCTTCAACGGCGGCTTGTGTGTGGGAGGTGCGGACCCCGACTCTGCCTACATCTGCCGTTGCCCGCCCGGTTTCCAAGGCTCCAATTGTGAGAAGAGGGTAGACCGGTGCAGCCTGCAGCCATGCCGGAATG GCGGGCTCTGCCTGGATCTGGGCCACGCCCTGCGCTGCCGCTGCCGCGCGGGCTTCGCGGGGCCACGCTGCGAACACGACCTGGATGACTGCGCCAGCCGCGCCTGCGCCAATGGCGGCACCTGCCTGGAGGGCGGCGGCGCGCGCCGCTGCTCCTGCGCGCTGGGCTTCGGTGGCCGCGACTGCCGCGAGCGCGCCGACCCATGCGCCGCGCGCCCCTGCGCCCACGGCGGGCGCTGCTACGCGCATTTCTCCGGTCTCGTCTGCGCCTGCGCGCCCGGCTACATGGGCGCGCGGTGCGAGTTCCCGGTTCACCCCGACGGCGCAGGCGCGTTGCCCGTGGCTCCGCCGGGTCTGAGGTCGGGGGACCCGCAGCGTTTCCTTTTGCCACCGGCTTTGGGACTGCTGGTGGCCGCGGGCTTGGCCGGCTCTGCGCTCTTGCTGGTCCACGTGCGACGCCGTGGCCCTGGCCGGGATACTGGATCTCGCTTGCTGGCGGGGACACCGGAGCCATCGGTCCACGCGCTCCCTGATGCACTCAACAACATGAGGACGCGGGAAGGTGCCGGGGATGGCCCGAG CCCGTCCTCAGATTGGAATCGCCCTGAAGATGGAGACGCTCGTTCGGTTTACGTCATATCTGCTCCTTGTATCTATGCTCGGGAG GCCTGA
- the TIMM50 gene encoding mitochondrial import inner membrane translocase subunit TIM50 isoform X2, whose amino-acid sequence MAASAAPFLRLRSGLRQGARGLCARLATPPPRAPDQLQATEIGSRAGAKAQTQGPQQQRNSEGPSYAKKVALWLAGLLGAGGTVSVIYIFGNNSVDENGAKIPDEFDNDPILVQQLRRTYKYFKDYRQMIIEPTSPCLLPDPLREPYYQPPYTLVLELTGVLLHPEWSLATGWRFKKRPGIETLFQQLAPLYEIVIFTSETGMTAFPLIDSVDPHGFISYRLFRDATRYMDGHHVKDISCLNRDPARVVVVDCKKEAFRLQPYNGVALRPWNGNSDDRVLLDLSAFLKTIALNGVEDVRTVLEHYALEEDPLEAFKQRQSRLEQEEQQRLAELSKSSKQNLFFGSLTSRLWPRSKQP is encoded by the exons ATGGCGGCCTCAGCGGCGCCGTTCCTGCGATTGCGGAGCGGGCTCCGGCAAGGCGCGCGGGGGCTGTGCGCGAGGCTCGCGACGCCGCCCCCTCGGGCCCCGGACCAG TTGCAGGCTACAGAGATTGGGAGCCGAGCAGGCGCTAAGGCCCAGACCCAGGGGCCACAGCAGCAGAGGAACTCGGAGGGTCCCAGCTATGCCAAAAAAGTTGCACTCTGGCTTGCTGGGCTGCTCGGGGCTGGTGGGACCGTGAGCGTCATCTATATTTTTG GAAACAACTCTGTGGATGAAAATGGTGCCAAG ATTCCCGATGAATTCGACAACG ATCCAATTCTGGTACAGCAGTTGCGCCGGACATACAAATATTTCAAAGATTATAGACAG ATGATCATCGAGCCCACCAGCCCCTGCCTTCTCCCAGACCCTCTGCGGGAGCCGTACTACCAACCACCATACACACTGGTCTTGGAGCTCACTGGTGTCCTCTTGCACCCTGAGTGGTCG CTGGCCACTGGCTGGAGGTTTAAGAAGCGTCCAGGCATCGAGACCTTATTCCAGCAGCTCGCCCCTTTGTATGAAATCGTCATCTTTACATCAGAGACTGGCATG ACTGCCTTTCCACTCATCGACAGCGTGGACCCCCACGGCTTCATCTCCTACCGCCTGTTCCGGGACGCCACGAGATACATGGATGGGCACCACGTTAAG GACATTTCGTGTCTGAATCGGGATCCAGCCCGAGTAGTAGTCGTGGACTGCAAGAAGGAAGCCTTCCGCCTACAGCCCTACAATGGTGTCGCCCTGCGGCCCTGGAATGGCAACTCCGATGACCGGGTCTTATTGGACCTATCTGCCTTCCTGAAGA CCATTGCTCTGAATGGTGTGGAGGATGTCCGAACTGTGCTGGAGCACTACGCCCTGGAGGAAGACCCACTGGAGGCTTTCAAGCAGCGGCAAAGCCGGCTGGAGCAG GAGGAGCAGCAGCGCCTGGCTGAGCTCTCCAAATCCAGCAAGCAGAACCTCTTCTTTGGCTCCCTTACCAGCCGCTTGTGGCCTCGCTCCAAACAGCCCTGA
- the TIMM50 gene encoding mitochondrial import inner membrane translocase subunit TIM50 isoform X1: MAASAAPFLRLRSGLRQGARGLCARLATPPPRAPDQAALASRARCLGAQVRPLDPTSSTARGRRGRGVICSPISVTVQLQATEIGSRAGAKAQTQGPQQQRNSEGPSYAKKVALWLAGLLGAGGTVSVIYIFGNNSVDENGAKIPDEFDNDPILVQQLRRTYKYFKDYRQMIIEPTSPCLLPDPLREPYYQPPYTLVLELTGVLLHPEWSLATGWRFKKRPGIETLFQQLAPLYEIVIFTSETGMTAFPLIDSVDPHGFISYRLFRDATRYMDGHHVKDISCLNRDPARVVVVDCKKEAFRLQPYNGVALRPWNGNSDDRVLLDLSAFLKTIALNGVEDVRTVLEHYALEEDPLEAFKQRQSRLEQEEQQRLAELSKSSKQNLFFGSLTSRLWPRSKQP; this comes from the exons ATGGCGGCCTCAGCGGCGCCGTTCCTGCGATTGCGGAGCGGGCTCCGGCAAGGCGCGCGGGGGCTGTGCGCGAGGCTCGCGACGCCGCCCCCTCGGGCCCCGGACCAG GCAGCGCTTGCGTCCCGGGCTAGATGCTTGGGGGCTCAAGTGCGTCCTCTGGACCCCACCTCCTCGACCGCACGTGGGCGCCGGGGGAGGGGAGTCATCTGTTCCCCCATCTCAGTGACTGTTCAG TTGCAGGCTACAGAGATTGGGAGCCGAGCAGGCGCTAAGGCCCAGACCCAGGGGCCACAGCAGCAGAGGAACTCGGAGGGTCCCAGCTATGCCAAAAAAGTTGCACTCTGGCTTGCTGGGCTGCTCGGGGCTGGTGGGACCGTGAGCGTCATCTATATTTTTG GAAACAACTCTGTGGATGAAAATGGTGCCAAG ATTCCCGATGAATTCGACAACG ATCCAATTCTGGTACAGCAGTTGCGCCGGACATACAAATATTTCAAAGATTATAGACAG ATGATCATCGAGCCCACCAGCCCCTGCCTTCTCCCAGACCCTCTGCGGGAGCCGTACTACCAACCACCATACACACTGGTCTTGGAGCTCACTGGTGTCCTCTTGCACCCTGAGTGGTCG CTGGCCACTGGCTGGAGGTTTAAGAAGCGTCCAGGCATCGAGACCTTATTCCAGCAGCTCGCCCCTTTGTATGAAATCGTCATCTTTACATCAGAGACTGGCATG ACTGCCTTTCCACTCATCGACAGCGTGGACCCCCACGGCTTCATCTCCTACCGCCTGTTCCGGGACGCCACGAGATACATGGATGGGCACCACGTTAAG GACATTTCGTGTCTGAATCGGGATCCAGCCCGAGTAGTAGTCGTGGACTGCAAGAAGGAAGCCTTCCGCCTACAGCCCTACAATGGTGTCGCCCTGCGGCCCTGGAATGGCAACTCCGATGACCGGGTCTTATTGGACCTATCTGCCTTCCTGAAGA CCATTGCTCTGAATGGTGTGGAGGATGTCCGAACTGTGCTGGAGCACTACGCCCTGGAGGAAGACCCACTGGAGGCTTTCAAGCAGCGGCAAAGCCGGCTGGAGCAG GAGGAGCAGCAGCGCCTGGCTGAGCTCTCCAAATCCAGCAAGCAGAACCTCTTCTTTGGCTCCCTTACCAGCCGCTTGTGGCCTCGCTCCAAACAGCCCTGA